Proteins co-encoded in one Sulfurimonas sp. HSL1-2 genomic window:
- a CDS encoding biopolymer transporter ExbD: MQRKRFDQINVIPLIDILLVLLVMVVTTATFIKQGILPVELPDAKSADKKEDRKEIDVYVTKDGKYHLDKTPISVAELEKRISEIPKDQTVVLRSDKDATFQNFVTVMDLLKKYNHEQLYIVTKE; this comes from the coding sequence ATGCAGCGTAAACGCTTTGACCAGATCAATGTCATCCCGCTGATCGACATCCTGCTTGTCCTGCTTGTCATGGTTGTCACGACCGCTACATTCATCAAGCAGGGGATCCTTCCCGTGGAATTGCCCGATGCAAAGTCCGCGGACAAGAAAGAGGATCGTAAAGAGATCGACGTCTACGTGACCAAGGACGGGAAGTACCACCTGGACAAGACGCCGATCAGCGTCGCGGAATTGGAAAAACGCATTTCCGAGATTCCCAAGGACCAGACGGTGGTGCTGCGCAGTGACAAAGATGCGACCTTCCAGAACTTTGTGACGGTGATGGACCTGCTCAAGAAGTACAACCACGAGCAGCTCTATATCGTGACGAAAGAGTAG
- the exbB gene encoding TonB-system energizer ExbB, whose amino-acid sequence MQGNWLELAERLLDYGVMGTLLVMSVIALWLFIERLMYYRGVDVNAYDSKELLELDLSDNLSTISAIGANAPYVGLLGTILGIMITFYGLGEIGTVDTKKVMTGLALALKATGFGILVAIPSIVFYTALLRKMERLLTYWDVNTQKGNQQDAA is encoded by the coding sequence ATGCAGGGTAATTGGTTGGAGTTGGCAGAACGGTTGTTGGATTACGGAGTGATGGGCACATTGCTGGTAATGAGTGTGATTGCCCTGTGGCTCTTTATTGAACGGCTGATGTACTACAGAGGCGTCGATGTCAACGCCTATGACAGCAAAGAGCTGCTGGAGCTTGATCTCAGCGACAACCTCTCGACGATTTCTGCCATCGGGGCCAACGCGCCCTATGTCGGTCTGCTGGGGACGATCCTGGGGATTATGATCACCTTCTACGGTCTTGGCGAGATCGGTACGGTCGATACGAAAAAAGTCATGACGGGGCTGGCACTGGCGCTGAAGGCGACCGGTTTCGGTATCCTCGTCGCGATTCCTTCCATCGTCTTCTACACGGCACTGCTGCGCAAGATGGAGCGGCTGCTCACCTACTGGGACGTCAACACGCAAAAAGGGAACCAGCAGGATGCAGCGTAA
- a CDS encoding HAMP domain-containing sensor histidine kinase, whose product MFRNFFLAIAFFYVVSVLTIVAGVYVLQLQFQIFSIVSLLFIALPFALLLGWMFSKIAIEPLISHFETLERFSKETLHELNIPVSTIKTNAQMLEKGCTDEKSRKRIGRIASACELLEARYDELDYLIKSQMQRERIDTVAIAPLLQERCEALQEIYPGITLACDLEPVSLKLDRMGFIKVVDNLIDNAVKNSPKGTTISMNLKAKRLEIRDEGRGMDEVELFKVFDRYYQSDDSLPGYGIGLDLVKRYCDRHRIGLSIDSAPGQGTTVTLNLAEVAEDAG is encoded by the coding sequence TCTATGTGCTCCAGCTGCAGTTCCAGATCTTCTCCATCGTTTCGCTGCTCTTCATCGCATTGCCGTTCGCGCTGCTGCTGGGATGGATGTTCTCAAAGATCGCGATCGAACCGCTGATCAGCCACTTCGAGACCCTGGAACGTTTCTCCAAGGAGACGCTGCACGAGCTCAACATCCCCGTCAGTACGATCAAGACGAACGCGCAGATGCTCGAGAAGGGGTGCACGGATGAAAAGTCGCGCAAACGGATCGGCCGGATCGCCTCGGCCTGCGAACTCCTGGAAGCCCGTTACGATGAACTGGACTACCTGATCAAAAGCCAGATGCAGCGTGAGCGGATCGACACCGTTGCGATCGCTCCTCTTTTGCAGGAGCGCTGTGAGGCGCTGCAGGAGATCTATCCCGGTATAACGCTGGCATGCGATTTAGAGCCCGTTAGTCTGAAACTCGATAGAATGGGCTTCATCAAAGTCGTGGACAACCTGATCGACAATGCGGTCAAAAACTCGCCCAAAGGGACGACAATCAGCATGAACCTGAAAGCCAAACGTCTTGAGATCCGGGACGAGGGGCGCGGCATGGATGAGGTCGAGCTCTTCAAGGTGTTCGACCGTTACTATCAGAGCGACGACTCTCTTCCGGGATACGGGATCGGGCTCGATCTCGTCAAACGCTACTGCGACCGGCACAGGATCGGGCTCAGTATCGATTCGGCGCCCGGGCAGGGGACGACGGTAACACTTAATTTAGCGGAGGTAGCAGAAGATGCAGGGTAA